One genomic window of Conger conger chromosome 9, fConCon1.1, whole genome shotgun sequence includes the following:
- the LOC133137892 gene encoding serine/arginine-rich splicing factor 10-like, giving the protein MARYLRPPNTSLFIRNISDESRPEDLRREFGRYGPIVDVYIPVDFYTRRSRGFAYIQFEDVRDAEDALHNLDRKWVCGRQIEIQFAQGDRKTPNQMKVKERHSPRSFSRYDDYEREGGGRRRRSRSRSYERRRSRSPSYERRPRRSESPRESRGRPYGRQGRSRSRESDRHRPPQREHHRPHPHSRSNSPSPSRGRPRPGPRKESRGASRSRSKSLTPPPEEFHPASNSRESHDSHLRSPSRSRSRSLSRSRSRSRSWAGRKSGGH; this is encoded by the exons ATGGCCAGATACTTGCGGCCTCCAAACACGTCCCTTTTCATCAGGAATATATCTGACGAGTCTAG GCCGGAGGATTTACGTCGTGAGTTTGGTCGTTATGGACCAATAGTAGATGTCTACATTCCAGTTGACTTCTATACTCGACGATCAAGAGGATTTGCATACATTCA GTTCGAGGACGTACGCGATGCGGAGGACGCCCTTCACAACCTGGACAGGAAGTGGGTGTGTGGCCGGCAGATCGAGATCCAGTTCGCccagggagacagaaaga CACCCAACCAGATGAAGGTGAAAGAGAGGCACTCCCCGCGCAGCTTCTCGCGGTACGACGACTACGAGCGAGAGGGCGGCGGCCGCCGCCGGCGGTCCCGCAGCCGCAGCTACGAGCGCCGCCGCTCCCGCAGCCCGTCCTACGAGCGCCGGCCTCGCCGCTCTGAGAGCCCCCGAGA GTCCCGGGGACGACCATACGGACGGCAGGGACGCAGTAGGAGCCGGGAGAGTGATAG GCACCGGCCGCCCCAGCGGGAGCACCACCGCCCGCACCCCCACAGCCGCTCCAACTCGCCATCGCCGTCCCGCGGCAGGCCCCGGCCGGGCCCGAGGAAGGAGTCCAGGGGCGCGTCCCGCTCCCGCTCCAAATCCCTCACCCCGCCCCCCGAAGAATTCCACCCCGCCTCCAACTCGCGCGAGTCGCACGACTCCCACCTGCGCTCGCCCTCGCGGTCGCGCTCACGCTCCCTCTCCAggtcccgctcccgctcccggtCCTGGGCCGGGCGCAAGTCTGGGGGGCACTAA
- the LOC133137810 gene encoding sodium/hydrogen exchanger 1-like isoform X1, whose product MRSCVRGRWISVLVMFIFLLETLSEKSSHNATNQNSQVGTEGQDVSNHSKRFFPVVHFSYEHVRIPFEISLWILLASLMKLGFHLLPGLSSVVPESCLLIVVGLLVGGLIKASGEELPVLDADLFFLCLLPPIILDAGYFLPIRPFTENIGTILTFAVAGTLWNVLFVGGSLYAVAQLEASQLWGMDLLACMIFSAIVSAVDPVAVLAVFEEININELLHVLVFGESLLNDAVTVVLYHLFIEYVGVTSFGALDVVLAVVCFLVVSLGGVLVGATYGILAALTSRFTSNLRVIEPLLVFVYSYMAYLSAEVFHLSGIMSLIACGVVMRPYVEANISHKSYTTIKYFLKMWSSVSETLIFIFLGISTVAGPHDWNWTFVTVSVILCLISRVLGVIGLTYIINKFRIGKLTATDQFILAYGGLRGAIAFSLGFLLKPEHFPMRSMFLTSIITIVFFTVFVQGMTIQPLVEILAVKRKRKGKDSINEEIHTMSMDHLMAGIDSVCGHYGHHLWKDKLTRFNRRYIQPCLIAGKRSREPQLLSFYNKMEIKEAIEQVHSGGETKPLPAAGSSESLPSIQSLGPASNQTRPKVSMDQEAEILKMLRKTLQKTEMKLYSNRRPILVGNPFEDDFQEQLRERQRAKLGRRMSAFLLEPRQDSPSRSRTRLPEAPQASRSRPVTSAIQKDLVIP is encoded by the exons ATGAGAAGTTGCGTCCGAGGCAGATGGATTTCTGTGCTGGTAATGTTCATTTTTCTTCTGGAGACCCTCAGTGAGAAAAGTTCCCATAACGCCACGAACCAGAACTCCCAAGTCGGGACAGAGGGACAAGATGTCAGCAATCATAGCAAGAGGTTCTTCCCGGTCGTTCACTTCAGCTATGAACATGTGCGGATACCGTTCGAGATCTCCCTCTGGATTCTGTTGGCATCGCTGATGAAACTGG GGTTCCACCTGCTCCCTGGGCTGTCCAGCGTGGTCCCCGAGTCCTGCCTGCTGATCGTGGTGGGGCTGCTGGTGGGGGGGCTGATCAAAGCCAGCGGGGAGGAACTGCCCGTCCTGGACGCCgacctcttcttcctctgcctgctGCCGCCCATCATCCTGGACGCCGGCTACTTCCTGCCCATCAGGCCGTTCACCGAGAACATCGGCACCATCCTGACGTTCGCCGTGGCGGGGACGCTCTGGAACGTGCTGTTCGTGGGGGGCTCGCTGTACGCCGTCGCCCAGCTGGAGGCCTCCCAGCTGTGGGGCATGGACCTGCTGGCCTGCATGATCTTCAGCGCCATTGTCTCCGCCGTCGACCCCGTGGCCGTGCTGGCCGTCTTTGAGGAGATCAACATCAACGAGCTGCTGCACGTGCTGGTGTTCGGGGAGTCGCTGCTCAACGACGCCGTCACTGTG GTGCTGTACCACCTATTTATCGAGTATGTGGGTGTGACCTCATTCGGTGCACTGGACGTGGTCCTGGCTGTGGTCTGCTTCCTTGTGGTTTCACTGGGCGGGGTCCTCGTGGGAGCCACCTACGGCATCCTGGCGGCTCTGACTTCCCGCTTCACCTCTAACCTCCGCGTCATCGAGCCTCTTCTTGTCTTCGTCTACAGCTACATGGCATATTTGTCCGCCGAGGTCTTCCACCTGTCTGGCATCATGAG TCTGATCGCCTGTGGAGTGGTCATGCGCCCATATGTGGAGGCCAATATTTCCCACAAGTCCTACACCACTATCAAGTATTTCCTGAAGATGTGGAGCAGTGTGAGTGAGACactcatcttcatcttcctgGGCATCTCCACGGTTGCTGGGCCCCATGACTGGAACTGGACCTTTGTCACAGTCTCCGTCATCCTCTGCCTCATCTCCCGTGTGTTGG GAGTGATTGGCCTGACCTACATCATCAACAAGTTTCGTATCGGCAAACTCACCGCCACGGACCAATTCATTTTGGCCTACGGGGGCTTGAGAGGGGCAATAGCCTTCTCCCTGGGGTTCCTGCTAAAACCGGAGCACTTCCCCATGAGGAGCATGTTCCTCACCTCCATCATCACCATTGTCTTCTTCACCGTATTTGTGCAG GGCATGACTATCCAGCCACTGGTGGAGATACTGGCTGTGAAGAGGAAGCGTAAGGGAAAAGACTCCATCAATGAGGAGATCCACACAATG TCCATGGACCATCTCATGGCTGGCATCgacagtgtgtgtgggcattACGGGCATCATCTTTGGAAAGACAA ACTGACCCGCTTTAACAGGCGGTACATACAGCCCTGTCTGATAGCAGGGAAACGCTCCAGGGAGCCGCAGCTCCTTTCCTTCTACAACAAGATGGAGATTAAGGAGGCCATCGAGCAGGTGCATAGTGGGGGAGAGACCAAGCCCCTCCCAGCCGCGGGCTCCTCTGAATCCTTGCC GAGCATACAGTCCCTGGGGCCAGCAAGCAACCAGACACGGCCTAAGGTCTCCATGGATCAAGAAGCAGAGATCTTGAAAATGCTGAGGAAGACACTGCAGAAGACTGAGATGAAG TTATATTCCAACAGAAGGCCCATACTGGTGGGCAACCCATTTGAGGACGACTTCCAGGAGCAGCtccgggagagacagagggcaaAGCTGGGAAGGCGG ATGAGTGCCTTCCTGTTGGAACCACGGCAGGACTCCCCCTCGCGGTCCAGAACCAGACTACCGGAAG CCCCCCAGGCCAGCAGGTCCAGACCTGTGACCTCTGCCATCCAGAAAGACCTGGTGATTCCTTAG
- the LOC133137810 gene encoding Na(+)/H(+) exchanger beta-like isoform X2, giving the protein MRSCVRGRWISVLVMFIFLLETLSEKSSHNATNQNSQVGTEGQDVSNHSKRFFPVVHFSYEHVRIPFEISLWILLASLMKLGFHLLPGLSSVVPESCLLIVVGLLVGGLIKASGEELPVLDADLFFLCLLPPIILDAGYFLPIRPFTENIGTILTFAVAGTLWNVLFVGGSLYAVAQLEASQLWGMDLLACMIFSAIVSAVDPVAVLAVFEEININELLHVLVFGESLLNDAVTVVLYHLFIEYVGVTSFGALDVVLAVVCFLVVSLGGVLVGATYGILAALTSRFTSNLRVIEPLLVFVYSYMAYLSAEVFHLSGIMSLIACGVVMRPYVEANISHKSYTTIKYFLKMWSSVSETLIFIFLGISTVAGPHDWNWTFVTVSVILCLISRVLGVIGLTYIINKFRIGKLTATDQFILAYGGLRGAIAFSLGFLLKPEHFPMRSMFLTSIITIVFFTVFVQGMTIQPLVEILAVKRKRKGKDSINEEIHTMSMDHLMAGIDSVCGHYGHHLWKDKLTRFNRRYIQPCLIAGKRSREPQLLSFYNKMEIKEAIEQVHSGGETKPLPAAGSSESLPSIQSLGPASNQTRPKVSMDQEAEILKMLRKTLQKTEMKVGKEQGGPAGSLGGACCI; this is encoded by the exons ATGAGAAGTTGCGTCCGAGGCAGATGGATTTCTGTGCTGGTAATGTTCATTTTTCTTCTGGAGACCCTCAGTGAGAAAAGTTCCCATAACGCCACGAACCAGAACTCCCAAGTCGGGACAGAGGGACAAGATGTCAGCAATCATAGCAAGAGGTTCTTCCCGGTCGTTCACTTCAGCTATGAACATGTGCGGATACCGTTCGAGATCTCCCTCTGGATTCTGTTGGCATCGCTGATGAAACTGG GGTTCCACCTGCTCCCTGGGCTGTCCAGCGTGGTCCCCGAGTCCTGCCTGCTGATCGTGGTGGGGCTGCTGGTGGGGGGGCTGATCAAAGCCAGCGGGGAGGAACTGCCCGTCCTGGACGCCgacctcttcttcctctgcctgctGCCGCCCATCATCCTGGACGCCGGCTACTTCCTGCCCATCAGGCCGTTCACCGAGAACATCGGCACCATCCTGACGTTCGCCGTGGCGGGGACGCTCTGGAACGTGCTGTTCGTGGGGGGCTCGCTGTACGCCGTCGCCCAGCTGGAGGCCTCCCAGCTGTGGGGCATGGACCTGCTGGCCTGCATGATCTTCAGCGCCATTGTCTCCGCCGTCGACCCCGTGGCCGTGCTGGCCGTCTTTGAGGAGATCAACATCAACGAGCTGCTGCACGTGCTGGTGTTCGGGGAGTCGCTGCTCAACGACGCCGTCACTGTG GTGCTGTACCACCTATTTATCGAGTATGTGGGTGTGACCTCATTCGGTGCACTGGACGTGGTCCTGGCTGTGGTCTGCTTCCTTGTGGTTTCACTGGGCGGGGTCCTCGTGGGAGCCACCTACGGCATCCTGGCGGCTCTGACTTCCCGCTTCACCTCTAACCTCCGCGTCATCGAGCCTCTTCTTGTCTTCGTCTACAGCTACATGGCATATTTGTCCGCCGAGGTCTTCCACCTGTCTGGCATCATGAG TCTGATCGCCTGTGGAGTGGTCATGCGCCCATATGTGGAGGCCAATATTTCCCACAAGTCCTACACCACTATCAAGTATTTCCTGAAGATGTGGAGCAGTGTGAGTGAGACactcatcttcatcttcctgGGCATCTCCACGGTTGCTGGGCCCCATGACTGGAACTGGACCTTTGTCACAGTCTCCGTCATCCTCTGCCTCATCTCCCGTGTGTTGG GAGTGATTGGCCTGACCTACATCATCAACAAGTTTCGTATCGGCAAACTCACCGCCACGGACCAATTCATTTTGGCCTACGGGGGCTTGAGAGGGGCAATAGCCTTCTCCCTGGGGTTCCTGCTAAAACCGGAGCACTTCCCCATGAGGAGCATGTTCCTCACCTCCATCATCACCATTGTCTTCTTCACCGTATTTGTGCAG GGCATGACTATCCAGCCACTGGTGGAGATACTGGCTGTGAAGAGGAAGCGTAAGGGAAAAGACTCCATCAATGAGGAGATCCACACAATG TCCATGGACCATCTCATGGCTGGCATCgacagtgtgtgtgggcattACGGGCATCATCTTTGGAAAGACAA ACTGACCCGCTTTAACAGGCGGTACATACAGCCCTGTCTGATAGCAGGGAAACGCTCCAGGGAGCCGCAGCTCCTTTCCTTCTACAACAAGATGGAGATTAAGGAGGCCATCGAGCAGGTGCATAGTGGGGGAGAGACCAAGCCCCTCCCAGCCGCGGGCTCCTCTGAATCCTTGCC GAGCATACAGTCCCTGGGGCCAGCAAGCAACCAGACACGGCCTAAGGTCTCCATGGATCAAGAAGCAGAGATCTTGAAAATGCTGAGGAAGACACTGCAGAAGACTGAGATGAAGGTTGGGAAGGAACAGGGTGGACCAGCTGGTAGTTTGGGGGGAGCATGTTGTATTTGA